The following are from one region of the Jeongeupia sp. USM3 genome:
- a CDS encoding DapH/DapD/GlmU-related protein: protein MLKFLKKLHSKIQRAWAESGNDRYIRYLRRKGVRIGHGVNFFDPRNTVIDITRPSLVQIGNNVQITRGFLLLTHGYDWYVLRNLYGEVYASSGRVTIGNNVFFGFNVTLLKGVSIGDNCIIGTGAVVTRSIPANSVVAGVPARVICSIDEYRDKRRAEHLAEARDYACSLVEAFGRRPVPSDFWEEFPLFLNGDQLADGVPVQGQLGASFEHYRNHHRAPYQGFEAFLQDCKLPPVNGVNAMGADLLER from the coding sequence ATGCTTAAATTTCTGAAAAAACTGCATTCTAAAATACAGCGGGCCTGGGCCGAGTCCGGCAATGACCGCTATATCCGCTATTTGCGCCGCAAGGGCGTGCGGATCGGCCATGGCGTCAATTTTTTTGACCCGCGGAATACGGTCATCGACATTACCAGGCCTTCGCTGGTCCAGATCGGCAACAACGTGCAGATCACGCGCGGCTTCCTGCTCCTGACGCATGGCTACGACTGGTATGTACTGCGGAATCTCTATGGCGAGGTCTATGCATCATCCGGCCGGGTGACGATTGGCAACAATGTCTTTTTCGGTTTCAACGTCACCCTGCTCAAGGGGGTGTCCATTGGCGACAACTGCATCATCGGCACCGGTGCGGTTGTCACCCGGAGCATTCCGGCCAATTCGGTCGTTGCCGGTGTTCCGGCGCGGGTCATTTGCTCGATCGACGAATACCGCGACAAACGCCGGGCCGAACATCTTGCCGAGGCCAGGGACTATGCATGCAGTCTGGTCGAGGCGTTCGGCCGACGTCCGGTACCAAGCGATTTCTGGGAGGAGTTCCCGCTCTTTCTGAATGGCGATCAACTGGCGGACGGTGTGCCGGTCCAGGGGCAGCTTGGCGCTTCGTTCGAGCATTACCGCAATCATCACCGTGCGCCGTATCAGGGCTTTGAAGCCTTCCTGCAGGATTGCAAGCTGCCGCCGGTGAACGGGGTGAACGCGATGGGGGCCGATCTCCTTGAGCGATAA
- a CDS encoding lipopolysaccharide biosynthesis protein — protein sequence MSDKLRVLNGVKWAALRAWGVRATSLLVFLILARLLSSAEIGAVAMVSAILAILMALSELGLADYLLYADDNEKSRSQIFWFQQIVATALAIATFILAPIILNRLGQHDSANVIRVMCWSLPLLSLSVVQDTLFRKQLDFKSIAQRSLISSVSGGALGVIAAYCGLGLWSIVIKYLTEVTLLTFLVWRAAAWRPSWRIGFGGFGVVVRYGRNVAGARMLDVLAANLDELIVGGAMGQKELGIYSVGKRIYQICTEMMTTVTAQVAGPVFARSQGDIAQLRALYVRAMQMSAWLVMPFYTLLFLFCPLVVPWVFGSQWQPSVWVLQFFCIAGLLAPLSQFNWSIFMAAAPPRVSLLYSFTRNLFSILALLLGGFFGMSGILIAQAGRGVIMFAAGRGFLARYISLELKSYFSALLPAMLTVALIILSVSIARVGAHALPAWASWSLQLALGGGVLLVSCVFLFRRIRKQVLAV from the coding sequence TTGAGCGATAAGCTGCGGGTGCTCAACGGCGTGAAATGGGCCGCACTCAGGGCGTGGGGTGTTCGTGCGACCAGTCTGCTCGTATTCCTGATTCTGGCACGCTTGCTGTCATCTGCCGAGATCGGTGCAGTTGCCATGGTCTCGGCAATTCTGGCCATTCTGATGGCCCTGAGCGAGCTGGGCCTTGCCGATTACCTGCTCTACGCGGATGACAACGAGAAATCGCGGAGCCAGATTTTCTGGTTCCAGCAGATCGTCGCCACGGCCCTGGCCATTGCGACGTTCATTCTTGCGCCGATCATATTGAACCGGCTCGGGCAGCATGATTCGGCCAATGTCATCAGGGTCATGTGCTGGAGTTTGCCGCTGCTGTCCCTGTCCGTTGTTCAGGACACGCTGTTCCGCAAACAGCTCGATTTCAAATCCATTGCGCAGCGATCGCTGATTTCGTCTGTATCGGGTGGCGCCCTGGGCGTGATTGCCGCCTATTGCGGATTAGGTCTGTGGAGCATTGTCATTAAGTACCTGACCGAAGTGACGCTGCTGACCTTTCTGGTCTGGCGCGCTGCGGCCTGGCGCCCGAGCTGGCGGATCGGCTTCGGCGGGTTCGGTGTCGTGGTGCGCTACGGCCGCAATGTGGCTGGCGCGAGGATGCTCGACGTGCTGGCCGCCAACCTGGACGAGCTGATCGTCGGGGGGGCAATGGGGCAGAAGGAGCTGGGCATCTATTCGGTCGGCAAGCGCATCTACCAGATCTGCACCGAGATGATGACGACGGTAACCGCACAGGTTGCCGGGCCGGTGTTTGCCCGTTCGCAGGGTGATATCGCGCAATTGCGCGCGCTCTATGTACGTGCGATGCAAATGTCGGCCTGGCTGGTGATGCCGTTTTACACGCTGCTTTTCCTGTTTTGCCCGCTGGTCGTACCGTGGGTTTTCGGTTCGCAATGGCAGCCATCGGTCTGGGTGCTGCAGTTTTTCTGCATCGCCGGCCTGTTGGCGCCGCTGAGTCAGTTCAATTGGTCCATTTTCATGGCCGCTGCGCCGCCCAGGGTCAGTCTGCTTTACTCGTTCACGCGCAACCTGTTCTCGATTCTGGCCTTGCTGCTGGGTGGTTTCTTCGGCATGAGCGGCATCCTGATCGCGCAGGCGGGACGTGGCGTGATCATGTTTGCTGCGGGGCGCGGGTTTCTCGCCAGATACATTTCGCTTGAATTGAAATCCTATTTTTCCGCACTCCTGCCGGCGATGCTGACCGTTGCACTGATCATCTTGTCGGTATCGATCGCCCGCGTCGGAGCGCATGCGTTGCCTGCCTGGGCCAGCTGGTCGCTACAACTCGCGCTGGGGGGCGGCGTACTACTGGTGTCCTGCGTTTTCCTTTTCAGGCGGATTCGCAAGCAGGTCCTGGCTGTCTAG
- a CDS encoding polysaccharide pyruvyl transferase family protein, protein MNHVELISDLQSKVSAELDLYIQPGMRVALVDFPFGSNAGDSYIWLGQIEYLRRRGAEIVYSCWYGAYDPVRIRQVLGKDGVVLFHGGGNFGDLWPGPHALRLRVLQDLQGIRVIQFPQTVKFETAESIAATQAAIAAHGDVVLFLRDRASFDFAKQHFACPTVLTPDMAFFIGACQAVAPSHDGMVLARGDIESSGENSVANLNLASLHGRWTRGDWLESDRFEALLMRALCLLNGVCNGSAPGRTAMVALSNLLARQRLNRGIRQLSSGKQVVTDRLHAHILCLLLGKQHVVLDNNYGKISTFHQAWTQRAGEVRFASSIDDIPHSLTKFAEGA, encoded by the coding sequence GTGAACCACGTAGAACTGATTTCCGATTTGCAGTCCAAGGTATCGGCCGAACTCGATCTTTACATTCAGCCCGGAATGCGCGTAGCGCTGGTTGATTTTCCGTTCGGCTCCAATGCCGGTGATTCATACATCTGGCTGGGGCAAATCGAATACCTGAGGCGGCGCGGGGCCGAGATTGTCTATTCCTGCTGGTATGGCGCCTATGATCCGGTACGAATCCGTCAGGTGTTGGGGAAGGATGGCGTAGTGCTGTTTCACGGTGGCGGCAACTTTGGCGATCTCTGGCCTGGCCCCCATGCCTTGCGCCTGCGCGTATTGCAGGATTTGCAGGGCATCCGGGTCATCCAGTTCCCGCAGACCGTGAAGTTCGAAACGGCAGAAAGCATCGCCGCAACCCAGGCCGCGATCGCCGCACATGGCGACGTGGTGCTGTTTCTCCGCGACCGGGCATCGTTCGACTTTGCAAAGCAGCATTTCGCTTGCCCGACGGTCCTGACCCCGGACATGGCGTTCTTTATCGGCGCCTGCCAGGCGGTGGCGCCCAGCCACGACGGCATGGTGCTGGCCAGAGGGGATATCGAGTCTTCGGGGGAAAACTCGGTGGCCAATCTGAATCTGGCCTCGCTCCATGGGCGCTGGACCCGGGGCGACTGGCTGGAGTCGGACCGCTTCGAGGCGCTGCTGATGCGCGCCCTCTGCCTGCTCAACGGCGTTTGCAACGGCAGTGCCCCGGGAAGGACGGCGATGGTGGCCTTGTCGAACCTGCTGGCCCGGCAGCGCCTGAACCGGGGCATTCGCCAGCTGTCGAGCGGCAAGCAGGTGGTGACCGACCGGCTGCACGCCCACATTCTGTGCCTGTTGCTGGGCAAGCAGCATGTGGTTCTGGACAACAACTACGGAAAGATCTCCACCTTCCATCAGGCGTGGACGCAGCGCGCGGGCGAAGTCCGGTTTGCGTCGAGCATTGACGACATTCCGCACAGCCTGACGAAGTTTGCCGAGGGTGCATGA
- a CDS encoding glycosyltransferase family 4 protein, producing MKAHIVIATWFFEGQPGFLDFKYRIAALAKRYRVTLLLRHASFRNEFADLPLTIEVLHTSGTGIREQFGFMHRCARAAGRADLLVLLGSQLALGAYMLRRVPTLLYWNEHPSHFFEPDHRNPLKRLVYRGLLRGNYAAGRRVTRVMPIGEAHHEDLLAHGVPAARAELIYMGVEDRFGYLAQVNRQAALRLVYTGTVIRERGRDVMLEGVALARQRGLDVRLTMVGASDEQLAFCRKSAVRLGIAAAVEIVGRVPGERIPDYLSQADVGICVWEDRLWWRFNPPTKLFEYLVAGLPVMASRIRTHTDYVRDGDNGWIFDYDAAAFADCLQRIVAQRSALPAMSQRAHAAGQQYLWSSIEPQFLAVVDETLRAAA from the coding sequence ATGAAAGCCCATATCGTCATCGCGACCTGGTTTTTCGAAGGCCAACCCGGTTTTCTCGATTTCAAATACCGGATTGCCGCCCTGGCAAAGCGATATCGAGTGACCCTGCTGTTGCGGCATGCGAGTTTTCGCAACGAGTTTGCCGACCTGCCGCTGACGATCGAAGTGCTGCATACCTCGGGCACCGGTATCCGTGAACAGTTCGGCTTCATGCACCGCTGCGCCCGCGCGGCGGGGCGCGCGGACCTGCTGGTATTGCTCGGGTCGCAACTGGCGCTGGGGGCCTACATGCTCCGGCGTGTGCCGACGCTGCTGTACTGGAACGAACACCCGAGCCATTTTTTCGAGCCGGATCATCGCAACCCGCTGAAGCGGCTCGTGTACCGCGGTCTGCTGCGTGGCAACTACGCCGCCGGCAGGCGGGTGACCCGGGTGATGCCGATCGGCGAGGCGCATCACGAGGACCTGTTGGCCCACGGCGTGCCGGCCGCCAGGGCCGAGCTGATCTACATGGGCGTCGAGGACCGGTTCGGCTATCTGGCGCAGGTCAACCGCCAAGCGGCGTTGCGCCTCGTCTACACCGGCACGGTGATCAGGGAGCGCGGCCGCGACGTCATGCTCGAGGGCGTGGCGCTGGCGCGCCAGCGCGGGCTGGACGTGCGCTTGACGATGGTCGGCGCCAGCGACGAGCAACTGGCGTTCTGCCGCAAATCGGCCGTTCGGCTGGGCATCGCCGCTGCCGTCGAGATCGTCGGGCGCGTACCCGGCGAACGGATTCCGGATTACCTCTCGCAGGCCGATGTCGGTATCTGCGTCTGGGAGGACCGGCTGTGGTGGCGCTTCAATCCGCCGACCAAGCTGTTCGAGTACCTTGTCGCCGGCCTGCCGGTCATGGCCAGCCGGATCCGCACGCATACCGATTACGTCCGCGACGGCGACAACGGCTGGATCTTCGACTACGACGCCGCGGCCTTTGCCGACTGCCTGCAGCGGATCGTCGCACAGCGTTCGGCCTTGCCGGCGATGTCGCAGCGCGCCCACGCTGCGGGGCAGCAGTACCTGTGGTCCAGCATCGAGCCGCAATTCCTCGCGGTTGTCGACGAAACACTGAGGGCTGCGGCGTGA
- a CDS encoding glycosyltransferase, with product MNVRLIQFVPETLPTHRPDVQALFARYLPRLGIRNDIVGYAAGAPAPDWGGGDCVAVGAGRGKLGAHLHFAATLLKAGLDRRYDVLQVRDMVWAGALGLLLARLSGKRFCYWMSFLMSESRMRRARDRSESVAAWKRPLLFAKGWLEYQLLYRLILPLADHVFTQSDAMRDYVAGRGIAAARLSAVPMGVDLERVAAVTPQRWPGWPAGSEGPVVCYLGALDRLRGLEVLIDAIAQLQAAVPGVRLLLIGDGSHPPERAFLERRAAELGIAGLVCVTGWLPSERAWSLVAGCDLALSYVPRGFLFDVSSPTKLAEYLSIGMPSVANDSPDQAAVLGDSERGWLTDGTASGFVKSITFALHEPDIARLRAADGRAYIEQHRSYARLAEGVAAIYFRLAGAQ from the coding sequence GTGAACGTGCGGCTGATCCAGTTCGTTCCCGAAACCCTGCCGACGCACCGGCCGGACGTGCAGGCGCTGTTCGCGCGCTATCTGCCGCGGCTGGGCATCCGCAACGACATCGTCGGTTACGCGGCGGGTGCGCCGGCGCCGGACTGGGGCGGCGGCGATTGTGTCGCCGTCGGTGCCGGGCGCGGCAAGCTCGGCGCGCATCTGCATTTCGCCGCCACGCTGCTAAAGGCCGGGCTCGATCGCCGTTACGATGTGCTGCAGGTGCGCGACATGGTCTGGGCCGGGGCGCTGGGGCTGTTGCTGGCCAGGCTGAGCGGCAAGCGCTTCTGCTACTGGATGTCGTTCCTGATGAGCGAAAGCCGGATGCGGCGCGCGCGCGACCGCAGCGAGAGCGTCGCGGCGTGGAAGCGGCCGCTGCTGTTCGCCAAGGGCTGGCTCGAATACCAGCTGCTGTACCGGCTGATCCTGCCGCTGGCCGACCATGTGTTCACCCAGAGCGACGCGATGCGCGACTACGTCGCCGGTCGCGGAATTGCCGCGGCCAGGCTGTCGGCGGTGCCGATGGGCGTCGACCTCGAACGCGTCGCCGCGGTCACGCCGCAGCGCTGGCCCGGCTGGCCGGCCGGCAGCGAAGGCCCGGTTGTCTGCTATCTCGGTGCGCTCGACCGCCTGCGCGGGCTCGAGGTGCTGATCGACGCGATCGCGCAGTTGCAGGCCGCGGTACCCGGCGTGCGGCTGCTGCTGATCGGCGACGGCTCGCATCCGCCTGAGCGCGCCTTCCTCGAGCGGCGCGCGGCCGAGCTCGGCATCGCCGGACTGGTGTGCGTCACCGGCTGGCTGCCGAGCGAGCGGGCGTGGTCGCTGGTCGCCGGCTGCGATCTGGCGCTGTCCTACGTGCCGCGCGGCTTCCTGTTCGACGTGTCGTCGCCGACCAAGCTCGCCGAATATCTGTCGATCGGCATGCCGTCCGTCGCCAACGACTCACCCGACCAGGCGGCCGTGCTCGGCGACTCCGAGCGCGGCTGGCTGACCGATGGCACGGCTTCCGGATTTGTCAAGTCAATTACGTTTGCATTACATGAGCCTGATATTGCGCGATTGCGCGCGGCCGATGGGCGGGCCTACATTGAGCAGCATCGCAGCTACGCTCGTCTGGCGGAGGGGGTGGCGGCGATCTATTTCCGACTCGCTGGAGCTCAATGA
- a CDS encoding glycosyltransferase family 4 protein, with protein sequence MPTLLAVNNYHYRRGGADVVYLEQSRLLREQGWHVADFAMQHPRNEASDYGEYFAEEIEFGHGYGALTKAKHAAKIIYSFESAAKIRRLIEKVKPDVVHAHNVYHHLSPSVLKAAHDCGVPVVLTAHDLKLLCPAYSMLSHGRVCEDCNTRGRKALLEKRCLKGSLALSGLIYLESSLHDALGLYRKHVDRLISPSRFLADKFGEWGWDGAPLAHVPNFADVGALPPQYRPGRHFLYFGRLSREKGLLTLIDAVASAGVELWLVGTGPLEAELRQRAEQTGANVRFCGFQQGDALWQLVRDCRAIVLASECYENAPLTILEAYACGKPAIGAAIGGIPELIRPGETGAVFDSGNSEDLARVLRDYAAMADADIAEQGGRARAWVEQDFTVERHVARLQQVYREVGVRV encoded by the coding sequence GTGCCCACGCTGTTGGCCGTCAATAACTACCACTACCGCCGCGGCGGCGCCGACGTCGTCTACCTCGAACAGTCGCGGCTGCTACGCGAGCAGGGCTGGCACGTCGCCGACTTTGCGATGCAGCACCCGCGCAACGAGGCGAGCGACTACGGCGAGTACTTTGCCGAGGAAATCGAGTTCGGCCATGGCTACGGCGCGCTGACCAAGGCCAAGCACGCGGCCAAGATCATCTACTCGTTCGAGTCGGCGGCCAAGATCCGCCGGCTGATCGAGAAGGTGAAGCCCGACGTCGTCCATGCCCACAACGTCTACCATCACCTGTCGCCGTCGGTGCTCAAGGCCGCGCACGACTGCGGCGTGCCGGTGGTGCTGACCGCGCACGACCTCAAGTTGCTGTGCCCGGCGTACAGCATGCTCTCGCACGGCCGGGTCTGCGAGGACTGCAATACCCGCGGCCGCAAGGCGCTGCTGGAAAAACGCTGCCTGAAGGGATCGCTGGCGCTGAGCGGACTGATCTACCTCGAGTCGAGCCTGCATGACGCGCTGGGCCTGTACCGCAAGCACGTCGACCGGCTGATCTCGCCGAGCCGTTTCCTCGCCGACAAGTTCGGCGAGTGGGGCTGGGATGGCGCACCGCTGGCACATGTGCCCAATTTTGCCGATGTCGGCGCGCTGCCGCCGCAGTACCGGCCGGGCCGGCACTTTCTCTATTTCGGCCGGCTCAGCCGCGAAAAGGGGCTGCTGACGCTGATCGACGCGGTCGCCAGCGCCGGGGTCGAGCTGTGGCTGGTCGGCACCGGCCCGCTCGAGGCGGAACTGCGGCAGCGCGCCGAGCAGACCGGCGCGAACGTGCGTTTCTGCGGCTTCCAGCAAGGCGACGCGCTGTGGCAACTGGTGCGCGACTGCCGCGCGATCGTACTGGCGTCGGAGTGCTACGAAAACGCGCCGCTGACGATCCTCGAGGCCTACGCCTGCGGCAAGCCGGCGATCGGCGCGGCGATCGGCGGCATTCCCGAGCTGATCCGGCCCGGCGAAACCGGGGCGGTATTCGACAGCGGCAACAGCGAAGACCTCGCCCGCGTGCTACGTGACTATGCGGCAATGGCCGACGCCGATATCGCCGAACAGGGCGGCAGGGCGCGGGCGTGGGTCGAGCAGGATTTCACCGTCGAGCGTCACGTCGCACGCTTGCAGCAGGTTTATCGCGAGGTCGGGGTCAGGGTATGA
- a CDS encoding glycosyltransferase family 4 protein, with amino-acid sequence MKREQSPATGRIKVAIVGLRGFPDVQGGVERHVESLAPLLVSQGADVTVYVRAPYMRHVKGDHWQGVRFCRIWSPVGKSTETLAHTLLAVLAAAWQRNRVIHFHAIGPSFFVPLARLLGMKVVMTHHGQDYQRQKWGRGARLFLRTAERFGVLGAHRVIVISQQLRRWVQTGFGKDATLIPNGVTAFPEGSGDAGLLPAMGLEAGRYILHVGRFVPEKRHHDLIDAFLRRPPPGWKLAFAGAADHADAYSASVLERAGDDIVFLGRKTATELASLYAHCGVFVLPSSHEGLPIALLEALGLGAPAIVSDIEPHLEMQLPAESYFPLGDTDALAERLGCFATGGPRWTAWAERVRRDYDWHAVTRRIHDVYRAL; translated from the coding sequence ATGAAGCGGGAGCAATCGCCGGCAACGGGCCGGATCAAGGTCGCCATCGTCGGCCTGCGCGGTTTTCCGGACGTGCAGGGCGGGGTCGAGCGCCACGTCGAGTCGCTGGCGCCGTTGCTGGTGAGCCAGGGCGCCGATGTCACGGTCTACGTGCGCGCACCGTACATGCGCCATGTGAAAGGGGATCACTGGCAGGGCGTGCGCTTCTGCCGGATCTGGTCGCCGGTCGGCAAGTCGACCGAAACGCTGGCGCACACGCTGCTCGCCGTACTCGCCGCGGCGTGGCAGCGCAACCGGGTGATCCATTTCCACGCGATCGGCCCGTCGTTCTTCGTCCCGCTGGCGCGGCTCTTGGGCATGAAAGTCGTGATGACGCATCACGGCCAGGACTACCAGCGGCAGAAATGGGGGCGCGGCGCGCGGCTGTTCCTGCGCACCGCCGAGCGATTCGGCGTGCTCGGCGCCCACCGGGTGATCGTGATCTCGCAGCAATTGCGCCGCTGGGTCCAAACGGGCTTCGGCAAGGACGCAACGCTGATCCCGAACGGCGTGACCGCCTTTCCCGAAGGCAGCGGCGACGCCGGCCTGCTGCCGGCGATGGGACTGGAAGCGGGGCGCTACATCCTGCACGTCGGCCGCTTCGTGCCGGAAAAGCGCCACCACGACCTGATCGACGCCTTCCTGCGCCGGCCGCCGCCGGGGTGGAAGCTCGCCTTCGCCGGCGCGGCCGACCACGCCGACGCGTACTCGGCATCGGTACTCGAACGCGCCGGCGACGACATCGTCTTTCTCGGCCGCAAGACCGCGACCGAGCTCGCCAGCCTCTACGCGCATTGCGGCGTCTTCGTGCTGCCGTCGTCGCACGAAGGGCTGCCGATCGCGCTGCTCGAGGCGCTGGGCCTTGGTGCACCGGCCATCGTCAGCGATATCGAACCGCATCTGGAAATGCAGCTGCCTGCCGAGAGCTACTTCCCGCTCGGCGACACCGACGCGCTGGCCGAGCGCCTCGGCTGCTTCGCCACGGGCGGCCCGCGCTGGACCGCCTGGGCCGAACGCGTCCGCCGCGACTACGACTGGCACGCCGTCACCCGGCGGATACACGACGTGTACCGTGCGCTGTAG
- a CDS encoding pyridoxal phosphate-dependent aminotransferase, whose product MTPASRLAEIAPFHVMRILADAQALEAAGRDVIHLEVGEPDFPTPQPIVDAGIAALANHQTFYTGACGLPQLRAAIAGFYASRFGVSVDLRRIIVTPGASGALQLILALLVDRDDEVLLTDPGYPCNRHLVRLFEGKAVNVPVGPASRYQLLAGDLAAHWSDRTVAALVASPANPTGTVLEQAEIAALAAACRERGGALIVDEIYQGLVYGRPHETALAVADDVFIVNSFSKFFQMTGWRLGWLVAPEWAVAGLEKLAQNLFLAPPTPAQHAALAAFDAPTLAILEARRRELEARRDYLARRLTALGFKLNAPAEGAFYLWVDAARLTADAAAFAAGLLAAEAVAVTPGLDFGHAPTMLRFAYSQPIERLGEACDRLARFCKSALPQDKHAL is encoded by the coding sequence ATGACCCCAGCTTCCCGCCTTGCCGAGATCGCCCCTTTCCACGTCATGCGCATCCTTGCCGACGCGCAGGCGCTCGAGGCCGCGGGCCGCGACGTCATCCATCTCGAAGTCGGCGAGCCCGACTTTCCGACGCCGCAACCGATCGTCGATGCCGGCATCGCGGCGCTGGCGAATCACCAGACCTTTTACACCGGCGCCTGCGGCCTGCCGCAGCTGCGCGCCGCCATCGCCGGCTTCTACGCCAGCCGTTTCGGCGTCAGCGTCGACCTGCGACGGATCATCGTCACCCCCGGTGCATCGGGCGCGCTGCAACTGATCCTCGCGCTGCTGGTCGACCGCGACGACGAGGTGCTGCTGACCGACCCCGGCTACCCGTGCAACCGCCATCTGGTCCGGCTGTTCGAGGGCAAGGCGGTCAACGTGCCGGTCGGCCCGGCGAGCCGCTACCAGTTGCTCGCCGGCGACCTTGCCGCGCACTGGTCGGATCGCACCGTCGCGGCGTTGGTCGCCAGCCCGGCCAATCCGACCGGCACGGTGCTCGAGCAGGCCGAGATCGCAGCGCTCGCCGCCGCCTGCCGCGAACGCGGCGGCGCGCTGATCGTCGACGAGATCTACCAGGGGCTGGTTTATGGCCGGCCGCACGAGACGGCGCTCGCGGTCGCCGACGACGTGTTCATCGTCAACAGCTTCTCCAAGTTCTTCCAGATGACGGGCTGGCGGCTGGGCTGGCTGGTCGCGCCCGAGTGGGCGGTCGCCGGTCTGGAAAAACTCGCACAGAACCTCTTCCTTGCGCCGCCGACGCCGGCACAGCACGCGGCACTGGCGGCGTTCGACGCGCCGACGCTGGCGATTCTGGAAGCGCGGCGACGGGAACTCGAGGCCCGGCGCGACTATCTGGCGCGGCGGCTGACGGCACTCGGCTTCAAGCTGAACGCGCCGGCCGAAGGCGCCTTCTATCTGTGGGTCGACGCCGCGCGCCTCACCGCCGACGCGGCGGCATTCGCGGCCGGGCTGCTCGCCGCCGAAGCCGTCGCGGTCACGCCGGGACTCGATTTTGGCCACGCGCCGACGATGCTGCGCTTCGCCTATAGCCAGCCGATCGAGCGGCTCGGCGAGGCTTGCGACCGGCTCGCGCGCTTTTGTAAGTCAGCCTTGCCACAGGACAAGCATGCGCTATAG
- a CDS encoding ABC-F family ATPase: MISTANITMQFGAKPLFEKVNVKFGDGNRYGLIGANGCGKSTFMKILGGDLEPTGGNVSLEPGVRLGKLKQDQFAYEDVRVIDVVMQGHAELWAAIHERDAIYANLEATEDDYMHAAELEGKVAEYDGYTAEARAGALLLGAGIPIELHTGPMSEVAPGWKLRVLLAQALFSNPDVLLLDEPTNNLDINTIRWLENTLNQRDSTMLIISHDRHFLNQVCTHIADVDYGEIRIYPGNYDDYMLASTQARERLLADNAKAKDKVIELQAFAQRFAANKSKSRQATSRLKLADKIKDNMVEVKPSSRQNPYIRFDIDDKQKLHRQAFEATNLSKSFDKPLIQSLSLIFEAGQKLAVIGGNGVGKSTLMKLLVSALKPDAGTVKWAEKATIGYFAQDHEEDFEEDVTVFDWLKQWGQPGDDDQVIRGILGKLLFGGDDVKKSVKVLSGGEKGRMLYGKLLLEKTNVLVMDEPTNHMDMESIESLNLALDLYKGTLIFVSHDRTFVSSLATQILELNGDGTFTHYLGGYEEYLESRGLE; the protein is encoded by the coding sequence ATGATCAGTACCGCAAACATCACCATGCAGTTCGGCGCCAAGCCGCTGTTCGAGAAGGTCAACGTCAAGTTCGGCGACGGCAACCGCTATGGCCTGATTGGCGCCAACGGCTGCGGCAAGTCGACCTTCATGAAGATACTCGGCGGTGACCTCGAGCCGACCGGCGGCAATGTCTCGCTCGAACCCGGTGTGCGCCTGGGCAAGCTCAAGCAGGACCAGTTCGCCTACGAGGACGTGCGCGTCATCGACGTGGTGATGCAGGGCCACGCCGAGCTGTGGGCTGCGATCCACGAACGCGATGCGATCTACGCCAACCTCGAAGCGACCGAGGACGATTACATGCACGCGGCCGAGCTCGAAGGCAAGGTCGCCGAATACGACGGCTACACCGCCGAAGCACGCGCCGGCGCGCTGCTGCTGGGTGCCGGCATTCCGATCGAGCTGCACACCGGCCCGATGAGCGAAGTCGCGCCGGGCTGGAAGCTGCGCGTGCTGCTGGCGCAGGCGCTGTTCAGCAATCCGGACGTGCTGCTGCTCGACGAACCGACCAACAACCTCGACATCAACACGATCCGCTGGCTCGAAAACACGCTGAACCAGCGCGATTCGACCATGCTGATCATCTCGCACGACCGCCACTTCCTGAACCAGGTCTGCACCCACATCGCCGACGTCGACTACGGCGAGATCCGCATTTATCCGGGCAACTACGACGACTACATGCTGGCGAGCACGCAGGCGCGCGAACGGCTGCTGGCCGACAACGCCAAGGCCAAGGACAAGGTCATCGAGCTGCAGGCGTTCGCCCAGCGCTTTGCCGCCAACAAGTCCAAGAGCCGTCAGGCCACGTCGCGCCTCAAGCTGGCCGACAAGATCAAGGACAATATGGTCGAGGTGAAGCCGTCGAGCCGGCAGAACCCGTACATCCGCTTCGACATCGACGACAAGCAGAAGCTGCACCGCCAGGCCTTCGAGGCGACCAATCTGTCCAAGTCCTTCGACAAGCCGCTGATCCAGAGCCTGTCGCTGATTTTCGAGGCCGGCCAGAAACTGGCGGTCATCGGCGGCAACGGCGTCGGCAAATCGACGCTGATGAAGCTGCTGGTCAGTGCGCTCAAGCCCGATGCCGGTACGGTCAAATGGGCCGAGAAGGCGACCATCGGCTACTTCGCGCAGGACCACGAGGAAGACTTCGAGGAAGACGTCACCGTGTTCGACTGGCTCAAGCAGTGGGGCCAGCCGGGTGACGACGACCAGGTGATCCGCGGCATCCTCGGCAAGCTGCTGTTCGGCGGCGACGACGTGAAGAAGTCGGTCAAGGTGCTGTCCGGCGGCGAGAAGGGCCGGATGCTCTACGGCAAGCTGCTGCTCGAGAAGACCAATGTGCTGGTGATGGACGAACCGACCAACCACATGGACATGGAGTCGATCGAGTCGCTGAACCTCGCGCTCGACCTGTACAAGGGCACGCTGATCTTCGTGTCGCACGACCGGACCTTCGTGTCCTCGCTGGCAACGCAGATCCTCGAGCTCAACGGCGACGGCACGTTCACCCATTACCTCGGCGGTTACGAGGAATACCTCGAAAGCCGCGGCCTCGAGTAA